CTCCTACAGGGGGTGAAGGTTTGGAGAAGAGGTGGGTCGCCAGGATTCACCTCGACACCCTAGAAGTCGAGTACGACTCTTCTTTTAAATTTAAGTGCATCGAAAACTGCGGGAAATGCTGCTACGAGCTGGAGATACCCGTCAAGGATGAGGATATAACCAGAATAGAGGAGCTGGGCTACAACGCCTGGGAATTCGTTGATTATGAGAAGATGTTCTACCGCGGGGACAAGTTTCTGAGCTACGCCCTCAAAAAGCGCCCCTTCGACGGAGGATGCGTTTTCCTTGACCCCGAGACCAAAAGATGCAGGATATACGAGAAGAGGCCCCTCGCCTGCAGGCTCTACCCCTTCGTCTTCGTGAAGCAGGGAAACGTCATGGAGGTTTACGTCAAGATGGACTCCTTCTGCCCCGGCCTCAACCATCCCGACGGGGAGCCCATAACCAAGGAGTTCTTGCTACGCGAGTACGGGGACGTTATAGAGGCATACCGCAGGAAAGTTGTGAAGAGCCGGGAGTGACCGAAACATATTTATACATTTTCTTGTTAATTTTTGGCCACCGGAGGTGAGAGAATGAGTCAGCTAAAGTCCGTTCAGGAAAAGCTCAGACTCGTCAGGGTGCTCAGGCTGCTCAAGAAGACCTACACCTACGAGGAGCTGTCCAAGATAACCGGCCTCCCCATCACGGTGCTCAACAGGTACGTGAGGGGGAAGGTCCTGCCGAGTGCCGAGAGGACCAAGGAGCTCCTAGACCTGCTGCTCCCCTACATCAACATAGAGGAGGAGGTTAGGAAGAGGATAAAATTCGACGAGTACGGGTTCTTCGACAACATGCCCGTCCTCAGCGACACGGCTTTGATGAGCCTCATAGCTGAGGACGTTGCGAGCAGGTACATGGACAAGAACGTGGACAAGGTGCTCACCGCGGCAACCGACGGAATCGCCCTCGGTGTCCACGTTGCCAGGGAGCTCAGCGTTGATGTCGTCTACGCCAAGAAGAAAAAGGAGGTCGGAGTCGAGAAGTTCTACGAGGTCAGCTACGTGCCGAGCGCCTCTGGAAGCGTGACAACTCTCTACCTGCCACAGTGGGCGCTCAAAAAGGGCGAAAACGTCCTTATCGTTGACGACGTAATCAGAAGCGGTGAAACCCAGAGGGCCCTCCTTGAGATGTGCAGAAGGGCCGGAGCGAAGCCGGTCGGCATGTTCTTCCTCATAAGCGTCGGCGATGTCATAGACCACCTGAAGAAGGACTACAGCATCCCCGTCGAGAGCCTTATCAGGCTGGAGTGATACGGATGAAAGTGTTCATCTACAACGCCGATGGCCTCACGATACCGGTGGAGGTCGAGCTCGGCCTCCCCTTCAAATTCGTCTGTACTGAAGAGGAGTGTGGCAGAGAGGTCGTGATAGAGGGCGTCGTCAGGCTGGCAAGCGAGGAGGAGTTCACTCAGACCATTGAGGACACCATAGCGGAGAACTCGGACTTCAAAAAGATACGCGAGATAACCGCCAAGATGCTCATCTTCGAGGGGAAGGTGAACGGAAAGGAGGTAAAGCTCCCCGTTGAGAGCTTTGACGACTTCGCAAAGCGTTTCTTGGACGAGGTCTTAGTCCTCCGTTAGTTTAAGCCGCAGATCCTCCTTCACAACCTGCATCGCCACGCTCGTGTTCGTTTTTTCCACCCCTTCCAGTGAGAGGAGCCACTTGACGAAGCGGTTCATATCGGCCCTGTCCTTGAACTTGGCAACCACGACTATGTCGAACTCCCCCGTTATGTCGTAGACCATTATCACCCTGTCGCTCTGGGCTATTTCCCGCTCTATCTCGACTATCCTCCTGCCCTGGGCTTTGACCCCTATGACCGTGGTGAGGCCGAAGCCAAGCTTCTCGTAGTCGAGAATAGGCGCAAAACCCCTGATGATTCCCTCCTCTTCCATCCTCTTGATGCGGTTGTACACGGTTCCCACGGCAACCTTCAGTTCGCGGGCTATCTCACGATAGGAGAGCCTAGCGTTCTCCTGGAGCAGAGAGAGTATCTTAAGATCCAGCTCGTCCACCATTCTCACCACCGGGAAGAATACACCGTAAACTTTAAATACCCTTCCCTTGGAGGGAATAGCGGGCAGTGGACCGGTAGCCTAGCTAGGATAGGGCGGCGGCCTCCTAAGCCGCAGGTCCGGGGTTCAAATCCCCGCCGGTCCGCCAGCAATACAAACTTTTGCGGGGCAAAAGTTTGATCAAAAGCTCATGGTTCTTCTCAAGGCTCCTGGTTTTGATGTGGTTTCCAGCAGATGGATTGTTTAAAAGGAGAACTAACTCAAGTGCTTCTTTAGTGAGGGTTTAACTTTGAGAAAACGCCCAGAGGGCGTTGGAAGGAAAGTAAAACCCCAAAATTATGATTTACAGGAAATCGTTCTCGTTTAACCTGTGAGGATTCGAATTTAGAAACCGCCTTTGAAGGGAAGTGGTGTAAAGAACCACTGATTTTATTTCCAGCTGATTTGAGCTCTTCAAGACTCGCATATAGTCCCGGCACTCTAGATACCAGTTCCCGGGAACACAAGCCTTCAGCATATGTCAAACCGAGCGTGAAGCAGGGGTCCCTTCATCCCGTTTCCCGAAAGATTTAAATATCCTTGAGCTTTTAGTTAATTTAGGTAAGAAAAAGTTGGAGGGTGAGAGCATGGTGTACGTTGCGGTTCTGGCAAACGTCAACGGCAACCTCCCAGCCCTCGCAAAGGCTCTCGAAAAGATAGAGGCCCTCAAGGAGGAGGGCTACGAAATCGAAAAGTACTACATCCTCGGGAACGTAGTTGGCCTGTTCCCCTACCCGAGGGAGGTTCTGGACACCCTGGACGACCTCATAAAGAACAACAGGGTCAGCGTCATCCGCGGTGAGTTCGACCAGGCCATAGCCGCGAGCGACCCCCACGCGGAGGGACTGGACTACATAGAGAGGGTGGACTATCCGGAGTACGTCAAACGGGCGCTTAAGTACACGTGGGAGAGCCTCGGCCATGAGGGCAGGGAGTTCATAAGGGACCTGCCGATTTACCTCGTTGATAGGGTTGGAAAGAACGACATCTTCGGCGTCTACGGAAGCCCACTCGACCCATTTGGGGGAAAAGTCCTGCCGGAGCAGCCGACGAGCTACTACGAGGGAATAATGCGCCCCTTG
The Thermococcus radiotolerans genome window above contains:
- a CDS encoding Lrp/AsnC family transcriptional regulator: MVDELDLKILSLLQENARLSYREIARELKVAVGTVYNRIKRMEEEGIIRGFAPILDYEKLGFGLTTVIGVKAQGRRIVEIEREIAQSDRVIMVYDITGEFDIVVVAKFKDRADMNRFVKWLLSLEGVEKTNTSVAMQVVKEDLRLKLTED
- a CDS encoding YkgJ family cysteine cluster protein yields the protein MEKRWVARIHLDTLEVEYDSSFKFKCIENCGKCCYELEIPVKDEDITRIEELGYNAWEFVDYEKMFYRGDKFLSYALKKRPFDGGCVFLDPETKRCRIYEKRPLACRLYPFVFVKQGNVMEVYVKMDSFCPGLNHPDGEPITKEFLLREYGDVIEAYRRKVVKSRE
- a CDS encoding metallophosphoesterase family protein — its product is MVYVAVLANVNGNLPALAKALEKIEALKEEGYEIEKYYILGNVVGLFPYPREVLDTLDDLIKNNRVSVIRGEFDQAIAASDPHAEGLDYIERVDYPEYVKRALKYTWESLGHEGREFIRDLPIYLVDRVGKNDIFGVYGSPLDPFGGKVLPEQPTSYYEGIMRPLKDYEMLFVASPKYPVNAMTRYGRVVCPGSIGFPPGREHRATFALVDVDTLHTKFIEVDYDKRLIEERIRREGLPEELVKILYHGRI
- a CDS encoding phosphoribosyltransferase family protein, encoding MSQLKSVQEKLRLVRVLRLLKKTYTYEELSKITGLPITVLNRYVRGKVLPSAERTKELLDLLLPYINIEEEVRKRIKFDEYGFFDNMPVLSDTALMSLIAEDVASRYMDKNVDKVLTAATDGIALGVHVARELSVDVVYAKKKKEVGVEKFYEVSYVPSASGSVTTLYLPQWALKKGENVLIVDDVIRSGETQRALLEMCRRAGAKPVGMFFLISVGDVIDHLKKDYSIPVESLIRLE